The genomic region caggaagccaggagcttcttccaggtcttccacacaggtgcaggggcccaaggacttgggccatcttctactgctttcccaggccatagcagagagctggatctgaagaggagcggccgagactagaactagtgcccatatgggatgccagtgcttcaggccaaggcattaacccactgtgccacagtgctgggccccagggtAGTTTCAACATTCTTTAACACTCCCTGTGCTCCACATAGACATCTTTTTTCTGCATATGTCACAAATACTAATTTGTTTCTCATCATTTTGGTTGTACTCtttcacatagaaacacacattTAAAGATTCCAGCTGGGTATCTGTGACATGATAGCATTTCCTTTATATTGTTGAATAGAATTAACTTGTATGGGTCTCctagagtttatttttatgcacCTATGAAAACACATCAATTccttatgattcatttttaagtgtaatttatttatttatttgaaaggtggatttaCAACTACGCAGAGCAAACCATGTCCCACCTGCCTCAGGTCCAGAGTACGGGAGTTACCAGTCACCTCAACTCCACTTCTGTCGACCCCTATGACAGACACCTACTGCAGAACTCTGGCGCTGCCGCCACCTCGGCTGCTATGGCTGCTGCCGCTGCCACCTCTTCCTCCTACTACGGAAGGGACAGAAGCCCGCTGCGTCGTGCTGCAGCTGTGCTCCCCACAGTTGGAGAGGGCTACGGTTATGGGCCAGACAGCGAGCTGTCTCAGGCTTCAGCAGCTGCACGGAATTCTCTGTATGACATGGCCCGGTATGAGCGGGAGCAGTATGTGGACCGAGCACGGTACTCAGCCTTTTAAAAACTGGAGGTAGGATAATTGCGGACTGAACCCTCGGGCTGCGGTCATATATGAGAACTTGCTCCGCGTGGTCCCCTTTGCCGGGATGTTTCCATTGCTTCATGTTTCAGTAAACAAAGGAGtttgtgaccaaaaaaaaaaaaaaaaaaaagagagagagtagaCCTAgatacatgcatgtgcacacacacacagacacacacacccagaagaGAGTGATAGAGAACTTCTATCCATTGTTTTAGTCCCCCAGAAGACCAGAgaggccagggctctgccagggaGAAgtcagaggcaggagcttcctcaggatctcccacatattTACAGGGTCCAAGGGGCTTGttccactttctactgctttcctgagagcaccagaagggagctggattgaaaatggtgcagccagaattcaaactggtgtccgtatgtgatgccagcactgcaggtcatggcttaCCCAAGCCGCAGCATGGCTTGGTGGTTATAAAGTGGTCATCAGCATTTGCAAGCATGCAAGATCTAGTATTGATTCAAGTTTTTGAATCACTGAGGTAACTCCCTAGCTATGCAATTGCATGATCCTCACTCAAGTCATTTTAAAATCTACAAAGGAAGCAGCTCAACTGCGGGGTATTCATTTTGTATACTGGTGGAGACACCActttggatagagttcctgggttaaagtcctgcctccacttctgactcctcCTTCATTTTAGTACAGACCCTggttggcagcaggtgatgattcaagtagttgagtccttgacCCGAGTGGGAAAATCTAATTGAGTTTCCTGCTCCTTTTTTTGGTCTGGCTCAACCTGGGATATTGTGCATATTTGGTGTGAACTAGCAATTGGGGGATATTACtctatctctgtgcctctgtatttctctgtatttcaaatagatattctaaataagtaaaaatattaaaagtagagggtggcactgtggcataatgagttttGCTGACACCCagaaaactggcatcccatataggcacaagtttgagtcccagatgttccatttCCTATCGAGCTCCCTAataatgagcctggggaagcagtagaagatgggccaagtaatTAAGTGTTTGCATCCATGTGAAAAagttggataaagctcctggttcctgggttcagtcttgcccagccctgtctgttgtggacattggaggagtgaactaacagatcaaagatctcattgtctcttcctttctttctgtaactctgcctttcaaaagatattaaaaagtgaaaaatattagaaactccCTGACTGAAATATGAGTTGCTTTACCATTTTGCACTTCTGTCAGCAGTGAACATGATTCCTATTTGTTGccaattgtttgttttgtcaaatattcagttttgtaTTTGTAAAGTATATGTACTGATATCTTACTctggttttaatttgtaatttccTAGGGAAATATGATGGTAAACATCTGTCCATGTTTTTATTGGAATCTATTGATGTAATATAATGTGGTTCCTTCTTGGATATTTACCCAGTTTCAGTTTGGATGCATTTTTTATAGCTTTGTTTTaaggaatgtattttataaaaatctattcaGAAAATACAATTAATATAAGTAGAACAGATttcacaaatttcataagtaacagttctaagaatataacctTATTTCCTTCCCTCAGTCCCCTTCCTACCTTCCTCTGTTTTCATAAGTTTTCCAAAAACGTAATTTCAATCTGCtcaataatcacaggcttaatgcaccaatAACCATAaggttcaacaagtagaaagtagtaAGAGCACAGTTCCACAAGAGAGCTAAATGAGagttaaaaataacaatcaaataaaaacatattcattTCATCCCTATATCTTTTTGTATCCTATAGTAACTGCCATATATCAGGGAAATCATATATTTCTTTTGGGGAATAtattatttcagtaagcataataatttccagtttcacccatttAGCTTTGAAAAAGGATTTTATGCATtttatggctgtgtagtattccatagtgtgtgtgcatgtgtgtgtacaccatGCTTTATTTATCCTGTCATCATTTGATAGACATCTTAGTTCTTGTAAATTGATCTCCAATAAACATGGtgcaacaaaaaaaaatcacatgttcatttcatttggaGTAAATCCCCAGGAATGGGAAGACTATGTtttatggtaggtctacattcagatttctgaggtacatTGATATTGGCTTCCATAATAGTTGTATTAATTTACAGTGCCATCATTAGTGAATTGGGGTAATTTTCTGTCACAACCTTAccagtgttatttttattttttattttgttaaagatctattatttattggaaattttagtttatgcagagagaggagaagcagagagagcgagagatagagagagagaggtcttccatgtacttGTTCCCCccgcccagttggctgcaagagctggagctgtgccaattttaaggcaggggccaggagcttcttctgggtctcccacatgggtgcagggatcaaaggacttgggccatctttgtactgctttcccaggccataacacagagctggatcataaatggaataGTTGGAacctgaaccggcatccatattggatgccagcactagaggtggtggctttacccactacaccaaagcactggtccttttattttaatttttgaatgatagtcattctaattggggtgaggtaaaTCCgaattatgattttgatttgcatttttgatggcttatgatcctgaacattttttcatatgtcttggccatttgtatttcatcctttgaaaaatgcctatgcATGTCACTTGCCTATTTCAAACTGCATTGTTTGTTGTGTTGTTATTGTGTTTCTTCAGCCTTTTCCAGATTCTGAATATTGATaatttatcatttgcatagtttataaatattttcacttgTTCTCTTGGTTGCCAGCCCACTTTGTTGAgcatttcctttgttgtgcagaatcTTTTAAAGTTattgtaatcccatttctctattttttttgatTGTAcatttggggtcttttccaagaagttttcccCTATTGCATTGCCTTGCAGTGTTTCCCTGAACAATCTTATCTCAATTTTGACATAGGTGTATTTTCTAGTTGTAATTTCTCATCATTTTTAATAGCATCTTTCAACAAAGTATGTTtaactttcctatttttttttctttttttagcaacTGTGTTTTTAGTGTGACACTGAAATCTAATTCTCAAACACAGGGTCATCctttttgatgtaggcattttattctttcacatttttaatttaaggatattactcatttttatttaaattctgtaAAGTCTATATCTatgatcctttttttcttttttttaacatttaatgaatataaatttccaatgtacagcttatggattacaatggcttccccctcccataacttccctcccacccgcaaccctcccctctcccgctccctctccccttccattcatatcaagattcattttcaaatctctttatatacagaagatcaatttagtatatattaagtcaagatttcaaaagtgtgcacccacatagaaacacaaagtgaaacatactgtttgagtactagttatagcattaaatcaaaatgtacagcacattaaggacagagatcccacatgacgagcaagtgcacagtgactcctgttgttgccccaacaaattgacactctagtttatggcaccagtaaccaccctaggttgtcgtcatgagttgccaaggctatggaagccttccaagtttgatcatatttagacaaggtcataaaagacagggtgaggatagtaaccaatgatcctaagagtggcatttaccaggtctgaacaaagatacagcattaagtgtggaagaggaccatcagtacacacaggttgggagtagagccattggtggtagagtagaggttatgattacgaaggaatgaggcccaagtgtgctagacagagtctagaacaaaggaaagagtcattattagaggagctaagaaaggtgctgtctaagctacaattaagttttctgattgagaggcaaatagaacctgatagaaggggcttgataataatctggtgggctttaggcctggtaagttaagaggcccagacctatctatctcttcacatggggtccatcctaagggaggtgtgaacctcctaggggaaggcactctgttgactttcattacttggatgggctgggaggagagctggccaggtaaaggcaggtggcatctctaacaagaaatttacagttctgcctgcaatgttgctgaccctacttgaccatcccctcagctgcagtgttcactttggaagttgggctgagtgaagggcttttcagcttagagccaataagatctgtggctctgacctgggcatccttcggctccagggcaggtccatttccagtgatccaactcttggcagagctgccagggctcttcacaagctgacttctgctgaagcccaggcttaccacattgaaagccactgcagtggactggcctgttgggtctccttgagggcagatcactgtacggatcagccattcataggcctgccacgcattgcttctgatgcctagctttcttttcctcctggtttgtgttaaagcagaccagaggatgcaagtcaagggagtgcccaagtcccatctctaatcttcggtggcctgaactacaagtctatagtcacaggcatgttctgtagtagtttttctagggtagacaatgcccatgaggaaaattatattctcactttaaaactttgtttccctttggtctgaaagggaggttttttctacttactgtttacttcactgatggcgaagtaaatctacctatgagattataatttagctcttattttggctatgctattagagaaaaatgttagccatctcttttataaggtctaaagattaaattgtgcgtcctacagattccttcataatagaattagtttcctaccttgaggagaatagagaaatgaaagaacaagttgggcttagaatagagaaatgagggagcaagtcctagatcgcttgctgacaatagcaaaatTACATGactacttagcaaacagtttcaaccattagatgacaacttaagaaaacatttaccagaaggtccaatgccttctataaattttaagaatcatgtatttgaaaacacctcttaaatatctaacatggtgtagtttgtttattggttaaacttaagcacaaccatataaaatgtttttagtttctttctaccaacaagtataaaacatatgatacagagattcaggtcaaacaaattaaaatgtatctgattaattttagcagcttaaatttatggacaatcttatctataagacaATTAagataaaactcttaataaaattttcccatgtggacatacaatatgtacacacaaataacatagcataatagaccaatatagcaattttaataatagcttttaaaatctttaactctttttgtaggttgccaattgattggaattgctttttgtttttagtaacctcagttaaccatactttctctcagttggtactgttaatacattattggcttcgtctgtttacagaaccatcccaaagtactgaatacaatagaaatggctggaaaaagtccataggaacctataggaggacagctaaacacaaaaccaacaacgctttagttttatggcagcaaatcatatataactgtgaatgaaaaaagactttaagttgccatgtttaaaattatgaaccCATCAACCAAcaggaggcacttgcttacttcgcAGTATTTTTGAAaccacctgtaggattttacaagtatttaaccctttaggcctctggggcatTCTCAtcaagataactatcatgtttttacttagtatatactgaattgatcttctatatataaagataattgaaaatgaaaaaaaacctggtgttaaattggaaattgcacagaaaatttattaatttttaaaaaatatcatgtaggatctctgtctttaatgtgttgtacactgttatttaatgctataactagtactccaacagtatttttcactttgtgttgctatgtgggggcaaactgttgaaatctttgcttaatatatactgaactgatcatctgtatataaagagaattgaaaatgaatcttgatgtgaatggaaggggagagggagtgggaaaggggagggttgcaggtgggagggaagttatgggggggaagctattgtaacccataagctgtacattggaaatatatattcgttaaataaaagttaaaaaaaagataactatcatgtctagtaacacaagatcattagactttttaattatcaaacatttgtattaatagcattttccattatagacaCTTAAAATTTAGTGTCaggtcacatcttgacagtacttcaatataatccaaatagcctgattagttggtgtctctataagatgagagacataggtccttcaattttttcagttgagcccaaactggaaaaatcaaagtccaagattcactggaaattttagagtccagactgtatgaaactttgatttttcaaatgcctttcaagaatgccaagaaggctcaaaatccaaattatctggttgaaataagattccttaaaatcatgacataacatagaccaaatttgatcattgttacaaggtgattattcaaatctttgaaaataagcacatatttaaataacccatagctcttaataaaaatgcagctgtttttgaacaattagaatttaacagacatcaagagcacataatagattactttaacacattgctttaacagagcatcagagtttaattctatgtcaaagagaaattgagcttcctgtgatcttttgctgtgaggtttccttcctttaccttctttcatattggtgaccatgtttctgtgtttctgtgtgtaacacaaactttaagcatcttttgcagagcaggacgagtggcaacaaattctttcaatttctgtttgctatgaaaagtctttatttcaccttcattcacaaatgagagctttgcaggatataatattctggtctggcagtttttctctcttagtacctgggctatgtcttgccatttccttctagcttgtagggtttctgatgagaactctgctgtgagtctaactggagatcctctg from Lepus europaeus isolate LE1 unplaced genomic scaffold, mLepTim1.pri SCAFFOLD_3_1, whole genome shotgun sequence harbors:
- the LOC133755087 gene encoding RNA-binding protein 4-like, which gives rise to MTDLGFGSIKSAQDAGLGGGSVTYAQDTGLGDDSVMWAQDAAQGDGSVMWIYNYAEQTMSHLPQVQSTGVTSHLNSTSVDPYDRHLLQNSGAAATSAAMAAAAATSSSYYGRDRSPLRRAAAVLPTVGEGYGYGPDSELSQASAAARNSLYDMARYEREQYVDRARYSAF